The following are encoded in a window of Flavobacterium cupriresistens genomic DNA:
- a CDS encoding SDR family NAD(P)-dependent oxidoreductase — translation MKFKIIYTGKESFFQYFKVNGKKTLPLSAYIEMIRVAGSKVNNGEINAIRNFKWNQPIVIENEPLVLHIEFKEQNEGFSFEFYQDNDDFHKTIYAQGDLLKVSEKTPAKIELEHLIGITPELYKEAFYKKLGKNLAEYTNELQSIHSVFQIQNQVWSRVIPKKEEEPYVLPLNIVESAFQTLNGQKENISRIESIEAMYMYGDITNTHWCQAIKEESKEDSFTVNLLSAEGEILFVFEGVKLLPGDSALELQYFEEKWEETKEITQEKNPFQKKKILCLGDDTDLLFDFKKALTKQNAEVIHVSAMDDIDESFDYVFIFPNRSLVAQDSENGSYGKEEEFVFTCLKKLVELKNNNFQIHIILNQTQQVFSTDTVQEKGAGIFGLVGTVAAEMPTWNFRVVDINENEPIDFEELATKIVQTSETLVAYRNGSFYKKLLSPIATLPTVSYSNRIRKNGTYVILGGAGGLGKITTEYLINKYNAKVYWLGRRASDQTVEAGIEQFSGYERKPVYIQCDANKVEDIRAAFEQIKSGGEVINGVIHSALVLEDKPFYAMSFSDFTKAFAPKSTAVQNLVQVCGNELLDFMCFYSSIQGFFNGPGQANYAAGCTYKNTLAKVVEQKYKIPAYTINWGYWGHIGVASDSKYADRMDQMGIGSIEAKEGMAALEKILDGELKEIYAVKFSKKPIAKSLASRIKKACSVNKITEEKTLINQFELETADTEEHQNIVLDKVQKIAASLIKLPQEEFDLDEPFAAMGYDSILSNQLSDYINKELSIDIQPTDLFNYPSIRSLVQYIIENKEGWKHKIIKDKNVNIPVLKEEENIKYLPQEEQKDTDDIAIVGMSGAYAGTSNLEEYWEALKGGENLIRETPIERWDSTLHYSPIKGEEDKTYSKWGGFMDNIDKFDAGFFKISGIEAENMDPQQRLFLEHCWHALEDANLTQDHLDGKQVGVYAGVGNSDYIQNPKNKHVSVFWGMDNSILAARISYYLNLRGPALAIDSACSSSLVALEAACRNLQSGHIDMGICGGVSLAATPLFHKMASKASMLSENGQCFTFDHRANGFVPGEGVGIVVVKRLKDALRDGDSIHAVIKGILTNQDGATNGILAPSAPSQEALEKQVYEKFQINPETISYVEAHGTGTKLGDPIEVEALTKAFRSKTQKRNYCGIGSVKTNIGHTLHAAGLAGLQKVILSMQHKQIPPSLNYQRNNEFIDFENSPFYVNTALKSWDNYIGGKRRAAISSFGFSGTNAHAIIEEYIPAVSEKEQEINGKVILVLSAKDRNSLERYCKKVVLFVQDNSNVSLNSLAFTFQVGRTAMEERFACVAQDHDELIMKLKNFLNPEGEKSGALNYYTNNIRVQENTTIKGISGKAFVESAIKHAELETVAELWTQGVRIDWELFYNQKIKKIKIPSYPFERDRYWIEEIEKQTEKTSKIHPLLHQNSSTIKEQKFESNFSGDEYFIKEHIVNGSGLFPGAAYIEMALQAGKISANDMINELYDITWQEPLRNKDKGMELNTVISEITSSEYQYQIYSIHKEKKSIHSSGKLRKQSANTTPSKQLDVAEIIAGLPQIKSKKEVYEHFSDLGFDYGRNFQGIENISYSQDKAVVELTFKKQDQFVLEPGLLDSIFQCTIGLSLEGKTNTVYVPYSIQRVSIYKEVPLKAWCLVEQVATKSSTSGIRKYNMILVNSVGEIILKLDEFTLLPLENILADKKESEEDKKEGIRYFNAVWKNVAPQISKRKENKQLVYLAGFERTIKEKIKNNSPEVRLLEDSEDPTDGFQVIFKKLKQIVEVKEEVELTIVIENNSYKQYGHLAALLQSAQLEYSKILGKVIVLDNESKKSIEEILEIVASESKLEAPEVRYINGQREERILEVLTPQKQTPEIKIKEGGVYWITGGMGGLGQIFLEHILKTKDTKVILTGRSSSNDAYNKIVNSYSNVLYNSCDIADKEAVTLQFQKIKQQFGTIDGIIHSAGIIKDSLIIHKSAEEAEEVLKPKIDGILFLDEVTKNEKLDFFVSFSAVAAVKGNQGQSDYASANAFMDNFMTDRRTKYEQKTRFGKSISINWPLWENGGMKMSEEQKQYIKNQTGMLPMPNEVGTNSFDFILSGEQSQVIPVYGLLERIEIQKQGNKEVVKEVNEKKIKEYKQEELKVFITSYLIDLLSTEFKLPKERFEAHKYFEDFGIDSISITKLTNTFDAVFNDIPRTLFFEYQSLQELIGYFLENQQEAIQELLLKNEDPVSPEEAHNETFVSEGIEERNQDSDQSVIEDNPKSQDDFSAVRNADNEEKIAIIGLAGKYPGANNVQEFWENLKQGKDSITEIPSDRWDMTSFYDEEKGKSGTSYSKWGGFIEDVNKFDPLFFKISPREAEIMEPQERLFLQTAWETIEDAGYTREQLGRSTQTNEMTGNVGVFVGVMYEEYQLYGIEEQHKGNQIHLVGNPSSIANRVSYFFNFHGPSMALDTMCSSSITAVELACQSIMNGDCKAAIAGGVNVSIHPNKYLLLSKAGFASSTGRCKSFGEGGDGYVPSEGVGAVLLKKLSDAERDGDHIYGVIRGASLNHGGKTNGYTVPNPKAQTSVIKRAMEKANLKADQISYIEAHGTGTSLGDPIEVASLKKAFQVEEEDYICKIGSVKSNIGHCESAAGISGITKVLLQLKNQQLVPSIHAEKQNPNINFNDTPFRVQKTLEPWNTDGKARIAGISSFGAGGSNAHLIIEEYNKQEKQQNYDQPIPIWVLSAKSEKQLREYAEKLLHFIKNQEKLLPEEVAYTLQVGREAMSHRLAFYATTTEEATAQLNAYLDGVLLDYYCRITDPEASTMEDVTATEIKSLWKNRDARILELWSLGRNIEWSAYYNKKQLPQKVSLPTYPFEKKYCWFSKTDKTNENGVTLNGVDDLHPMLHINKSDLDGIKFHSDFSGNETFLKDHLVNSEKLFPGVAYIELARKALEEVTHQEVLQLKEITWLKPLKVEDKSTEVITLVTKDKNEILVQISSKEEGKSITHVEIKLGREDLKQGSRYDISVLKERMQGEKEGEACYEAFKTVGLEYGDSFQGIKKMYFNENESLVSIDLPAWEGVILNPGVIDAALQATIGVDFNNKQGGLQLPYSLQAVDIYSKDLSRASWCYVQKNKEKSRVHKYSMQILDQDGNVLIGMRDFVSIPLSPETKTTQENKEESIGIYYESIWEEISFEKSAIVPHKKNAFIGAKNEYTAALEKEIQTNGGSVNWYKNATDVPQDIKSVYFLQGIWDADDKNEVLEQIDKIEVNVFKNIKALQKRSAEKLEVVFVTKQTQKVTFSDIVTEKGAGILGLVGSLVKEEMNWSFKSVDVSHPNDMMRILDTPYSKMGESLAIRNLDLYQNILIPVEDKIEKQYSKLRKGGVYVILGGAGGLGKVTTSYLVKEYQAKVYWLGRREQDAAITAAIEEIGQYGVYPTYIQCDADNRLSMQSAYTQIKLTSDEINGIFHSAIVLNDKIVANMSEEDFTKSFYPKSVGSQYFIEAFSQEELDFICFYSSAQSFFRAAGQSNYSAGCTYKDSLAKQVQQKSGIPTYVIHWGYWGNTGIVSSKDYEQRMQQMGIGSITEEEGMQSLEKVFAQKKGQLFVMKFLNDAVIKRMNIFQLKKRKILPPKEATIELKRIKITSPKQILN, via the coding sequence AAGAAAGTAAAGAGGATTCTTTTACGGTTAATTTACTTAGCGCTGAAGGGGAGATTCTTTTTGTATTTGAAGGAGTGAAATTGCTTCCGGGTGATAGTGCTTTAGAATTGCAATATTTTGAAGAAAAATGGGAAGAGACTAAAGAGATAACTCAGGAAAAAAATCCTTTTCAGAAAAAGAAAATTTTATGTTTGGGTGATGATACGGATTTGCTTTTTGACTTTAAAAAGGCCTTAACAAAACAAAATGCAGAAGTTATTCATGTTTCAGCTATGGATGATATCGATGAATCTTTTGATTACGTCTTTATATTTCCAAACCGTTCTTTGGTAGCCCAGGACAGTGAAAATGGATCTTATGGAAAAGAAGAAGAGTTTGTTTTTACCTGTTTAAAAAAACTAGTAGAATTAAAAAATAATAATTTTCAGATTCACATTATTCTAAACCAAACACAGCAGGTTTTCTCTACCGATACAGTTCAGGAAAAAGGAGCCGGAATCTTCGGTTTAGTTGGGACAGTAGCAGCAGAAATGCCTACTTGGAATTTTAGAGTAGTTGATATCAATGAGAATGAACCCATAGATTTTGAAGAATTAGCTACTAAAATAGTACAAACGAGTGAGACTTTAGTGGCTTATAGAAACGGAAGTTTTTATAAAAAATTATTAAGTCCAATAGCCACATTACCAACAGTATCTTATTCTAACAGAATTAGAAAAAATGGAACTTATGTAATTCTTGGAGGAGCTGGTGGTTTAGGTAAAATCACTACAGAGTACCTGATTAATAAATATAATGCCAAAGTATATTGGTTAGGAAGAAGAGCATCAGACCAAACAGTAGAAGCTGGTATAGAGCAGTTTTCAGGCTATGAAAGGAAACCCGTTTATATACAATGCGATGCAAATAAAGTAGAAGATATAAGAGCGGCTTTTGAGCAAATAAAATCTGGTGGAGAAGTTATAAATGGTGTCATTCATTCAGCTTTAGTGTTAGAAGATAAACCATTTTATGCGATGAGTTTTTCTGACTTTACCAAAGCCTTTGCTCCAAAATCAACAGCAGTTCAAAATTTAGTTCAGGTATGCGGGAATGAGTTGTTGGATTTTATGTGTTTCTATTCCTCTATTCAAGGGTTTTTTAATGGTCCCGGACAAGCCAATTATGCAGCAGGTTGTACTTATAAAAATACCTTAGCAAAAGTAGTTGAGCAAAAATATAAGATACCTGCATATACAATTAATTGGGGGTATTGGGGGCATATTGGTGTGGCTTCAGACTCCAAATATGCAGATCGAATGGATCAAATGGGGATAGGGAGCATTGAAGCAAAAGAGGGAATGGCCGCCTTAGAGAAAATTCTGGATGGCGAACTAAAGGAAATATATGCAGTTAAGTTTTCTAAAAAACCGATTGCAAAAAGTTTAGCCTCGAGAATAAAAAAAGCCTGTTCAGTAAATAAAATTACCGAAGAGAAAACCCTGATAAATCAATTTGAGTTAGAGACTGCAGATACAGAAGAACATCAAAATATTGTATTAGACAAAGTACAAAAAATAGCAGCGTCTTTAATCAAGCTTCCTCAGGAAGAGTTTGATTTAGACGAACCATTCGCGGCAATGGGTTATGATTCTATTCTGAGTAATCAACTTAGTGACTACATAAATAAAGAACTGAGTATCGATATTCAACCAACGGATTTATTTAATTATCCTAGTATTCGATCTTTAGTACAATATATTATCGAAAATAAAGAGGGTTGGAAACATAAGATTATAAAAGACAAGAATGTAAATATACCAGTCCTTAAAGAGGAAGAGAATATAAAATATCTACCACAAGAGGAACAAAAAGATACAGACGATATAGCAATTGTTGGTATGAGTGGAGCTTATGCAGGAACATCAAATCTGGAAGAATATTGGGAAGCTCTAAAAGGAGGAGAAAATTTGATAAGAGAAACTCCAATAGAAAGATGGGATAGCACACTTCATTACAGCCCTATTAAAGGTGAAGAAGATAAAACCTATAGTAAATGGGGTGGTTTTATGGATAATATAGACAAGTTTGATGCTGGGTTTTTTAAAATATCAGGCATAGAAGCTGAAAATATGGATCCGCAACAGCGCTTGTTCTTAGAACATTGTTGGCATGCATTAGAAGACGCAAATTTAACTCAAGACCATTTAGACGGTAAGCAAGTGGGAGTTTATGCTGGAGTAGGTAATAGCGATTATATTCAGAATCCTAAAAACAAGCACGTGTCTGTTTTTTGGGGTATGGATAATTCAATTCTTGCAGCCAGAATTTCTTATTATCTAAACCTAAGAGGACCTGCCTTAGCAATTGATTCAGCGTGTTCGTCATCATTAGTAGCATTAGAAGCAGCTTGTAGAAACCTGCAATCCGGCCATATTGATATGGGGATTTGTGGAGGCGTAAGTCTCGCAGCCACGCCACTATTTCATAAAATGGCAAGTAAAGCTTCAATGTTAAGCGAGAATGGGCAGTGTTTTACATTTGATCATAGAGCAAATGGATTTGTACCGGGTGAAGGTGTAGGCATAGTGGTAGTTAAACGCTTAAAAGACGCGCTAAGAGATGGAGATAGTATTCATGCAGTGATTAAGGGAATTCTAACGAATCAAGATGGAGCAACCAACGGCATTTTGGCACCAAGTGCACCATCACAAGAAGCTTTAGAAAAACAAGTGTATGAAAAATTTCAGATAAATCCGGAAACGATAAGTTATGTAGAAGCACATGGTACAGGAACTAAATTAGGAGATCCCATAGAGGTTGAAGCTCTTACTAAAGCTTTTAGATCCAAAACACAAAAAAGGAATTACTGTGGTATTGGGAGCGTAAAGACCAATATTGGGCATACACTCCATGCAGCAGGATTAGCAGGATTGCAAAAAGTGATTTTGTCAATGCAACATAAACAAATTCCGCCTTCTTTGAATTATCAAAGAAATAATGAATTTATCGATTTTGAGAACAGTCCTTTTTATGTAAATACAGCCCTTAAATCTTGGGATAACTACATAGGTGGTAAAAGAAGAGCGGCTATTAGCAGTTTTGGATTTAGTGGCACTAATGCACACGCAATTATTGAAGAATACATTCCTGCCGTTTCAGAAAAAGAACAAGAAATTAATGGCAAAGTAATCCTTGTACTATCTGCAAAAGACAGAAATAGTCTGGAGAGATATTGTAAAAAAGTAGTATTGTTTGTTCAAGATAACTCCAATGTATCATTAAATTCTTTAGCATTTACATTTCAGGTTGGACGTACAGCAATGGAAGAGCGCTTTGCATGTGTTGCGCAGGATCATGATGAATTAATTATGAAGTTGAAAAACTTTTTAAATCCAGAGGGTGAGAAATCCGGAGCCTTAAATTATTATACAAATAATATAAGAGTTCAGGAGAATACGACTATAAAAGGTATTTCTGGGAAAGCATTTGTAGAAAGTGCAATTAAACACGCTGAATTAGAAACTGTAGCTGAATTATGGACACAAGGAGTAAGAATTGATTGGGAGTTATTTTACAATCAAAAAATAAAGAAAATTAAAATCCCATCATATCCATTCGAGAGAGATCGTTACTGGATTGAAGAAATAGAAAAACAGACAGAAAAAACTTCAAAAATACATCCCTTACTTCATCAAAATAGTTCGACTATTAAGGAACAGAAATTTGAAAGTAATTTTAGTGGTGATGAGTATTTTATAAAAGAGCACATCGTTAACGGTTCTGGTTTATTTCCCGGAGCTGCCTATATAGAAATGGCACTGCAAGCCGGAAAAATCAGTGCGAATGATATGATAAATGAGTTATATGATATTACGTGGCAAGAACCTTTAAGAAATAAAGATAAAGGGATGGAGCTTAATACGGTGATCTCAGAAATTACAAGTTCAGAATATCAATATCAAATATATTCAATTCATAAAGAGAAAAAAAGCATACATAGCTCAGGTAAACTGCGAAAACAATCTGCTAATACTACACCTTCAAAGCAATTAGATGTAGCTGAAATAATAGCCGGTTTGCCACAAATTAAAAGCAAAAAAGAAGTTTACGAACATTTTAGTGATCTGGGATTTGATTATGGAAGAAACTTTCAAGGAATTGAAAATATCAGCTATTCTCAGGATAAAGCAGTTGTTGAATTGACATTCAAAAAACAGGATCAATTTGTTTTAGAACCGGGCCTATTAGATAGTATATTTCAATGTACAATAGGGCTTTCATTAGAAGGAAAAACAAATACAGTTTATGTTCCATATAGCATACAGAGGGTTAGTATCTATAAAGAAGTACCTCTTAAAGCTTGGTGTTTAGTGGAGCAGGTTGCAACAAAATCCAGCACATCCGGTATTCGAAAATACAATATGATTTTAGTGAATAGCGTGGGAGAAATTATCTTAAAGTTAGACGAATTTACGCTATTGCCATTAGAAAATATTCTTGCAGATAAAAAGGAAAGTGAAGAAGATAAGAAAGAAGGAATTCGATATTTTAATGCGGTATGGAAAAATGTTGCCCCGCAAATAAGTAAGCGTAAAGAAAATAAACAATTGGTTTATTTGGCAGGATTTGAGCGTACAATAAAAGAAAAAATAAAGAACAATAGTCCGGAGGTTAGGTTACTGGAAGATAGTGAAGATCCAACGGATGGGTTTCAGGTTATCTTTAAGAAACTCAAACAAATTGTAGAAGTAAAGGAAGAAGTTGAGCTTACTATCGTCATAGAAAACAATAGCTATAAGCAATACGGCCATTTGGCAGCATTACTTCAATCTGCTCAATTAGAGTATTCAAAAATATTGGGAAAAGTAATAGTTCTGGATAATGAATCTAAAAAGAGTATAGAAGAGATTCTTGAAATTGTAGCATCAGAAAGTAAGTTAGAAGCCCCGGAGGTTCGGTATATAAACGGACAGCGAGAAGAAAGAATTCTAGAGGTTTTAACGCCGCAAAAACAAACTCCGGAGATAAAAATCAAGGAGGGAGGAGTGTATTGGATAACTGGAGGAATGGGTGGTTTAGGACAAATATTCTTGGAGCATATTTTAAAAACTAAGGATACGAAAGTAATTCTTACCGGCAGAAGTAGTAGTAACGATGCTTATAATAAAATTGTAAACTCCTATTCTAATGTGCTATATAATTCTTGTGATATCGCTGATAAAGAAGCTGTAACACTACAGTTTCAAAAAATAAAACAACAATTTGGTACTATAGATGGAATTATACATAGTGCGGGAATTATTAAAGATAGTTTGATAATTCATAAAAGTGCAGAAGAGGCAGAGGAAGTGTTAAAACCTAAAATCGATGGGATCCTATTTTTAGATGAAGTTACTAAAAATGAAAAGTTAGATTTTTTTGTAAGTTTTTCTGCTGTAGCGGCAGTAAAGGGAAATCAGGGGCAAAGTGATTACGCTTCTGCCAATGCTTTTATGGACAATTTTATGACTGATAGAAGAACAAAATACGAGCAAAAGACAAGATTTGGTAAAAGTATAAGTATCAATTGGCCGCTATGGGAAAATGGAGGAATGAAAATGTCCGAAGAACAAAAACAATATATAAAAAATCAGACAGGTATGCTACCAATGCCTAATGAGGTAGGTACAAATAGTTTTGATTTTATATTATCTGGTGAACAGAGCCAGGTAATACCGGTATATGGTTTATTAGAAAGAATTGAAATACAAAAACAGGGTAATAAGGAGGTTGTAAAGGAAGTTAATGAGAAGAAAATCAAAGAATACAAGCAAGAGGAGTTAAAAGTATTTATTACATCTTATCTAATAGATCTTTTATCAACAGAATTTAAGTTGCCCAAAGAGCGATTTGAAGCCCATAAATATTTTGAAGATTTCGGAATAGATTCCATTAGTATCACGAAGTTAACAAACACATTTGATGCGGTTTTTAATGATATTCCAAGAACCTTATTTTTTGAATACCAATCACTTCAAGAATTGATTGGTTATTTTCTGGAAAATCAACAAGAAGCGATACAAGAATTGTTGTTAAAAAATGAAGATCCAGTATCTCCTGAAGAAGCACATAATGAAACATTTGTAAGTGAAGGTATTGAAGAGAGAAATCAAGATTCAGACCAATCTGTAATAGAAGATAATCCAAAATCTCAAGATGACTTTTCAGCGGTCAGAAATGCGGACAATGAAGAAAAAATAGCGATTATAGGTTTAGCAGGAAAGTATCCTGGTGCAAATAATGTACAAGAGTTTTGGGAAAATCTAAAACAAGGAAAAGACAGTATTACCGAAATACCAAGTGATCGATGGGATATGACCAGTTTTTATGATGAAGAAAAAGGTAAATCAGGTACAAGTTATAGTAAATGGGGAGGTTTTATAGAAGACGTAAACAAGTTTGACCCGTTATTTTTTAAGATATCCCCTCGTGAAGCTGAAATAATGGAGCCTCAAGAACGATTGTTTTTACAAACGGCATGGGAAACTATAGAAGATGCTGGTTATACTAGAGAACAATTAGGACGGTCCACCCAAACAAATGAAATGACTGGCAATGTAGGTGTTTTTGTGGGAGTTATGTATGAAGAATATCAATTATATGGTATAGAAGAACAGCATAAAGGCAATCAGATTCATCTTGTGGGTAACCCAAGTAGTATAGCAAATCGAGTTTCCTATTTCTTTAATTTTCATGGGCCAAGTATGGCTTTAGATACGATGTGCTCGTCCTCAATAACTGCAGTAGAACTTGCATGCCAAAGCATTATGAATGGTGATTGTAAGGCAGCAATTGCAGGGGGAGTAAACGTAAGCATTCATCCTAATAAATATTTGCTTTTAAGTAAAGCAGGATTTGCATCAAGTACAGGGCGTTGTAAAAGTTTTGGAGAAGGAGGAGACGGATATGTTCCGTCTGAAGGAGTTGGAGCTGTCTTGCTAAAGAAATTATCAGATGCGGAACGTGATGGAGATCACATTTATGGAGTTATCAGAGGAGCATCTTTAAATCATGGAGGGAAAACGAATGGATATACAGTACCGAATCCTAAAGCTCAAACTTCGGTAATTAAAAGAGCCATGGAAAAAGCAAACCTCAAAGCAGATCAAATCTCCTATATCGAAGCACATGGTACAGGAACAAGTTTGGGAGATCCGATAGAAGTTGCGAGTCTGAAAAAAGCATTTCAGGTAGAAGAGGAAGATTATATCTGTAAGATAGGCTCTGTAAAATCTAATATAGGACACTGTGAATCTGCAGCGGGAATATCTGGAATAACAAAAGTGCTGTTGCAATTGAAGAATCAGCAATTAGTGCCCTCTATTCATGCCGAGAAACAAAACCCTAATATTAATTTTAATGATACTCCATTTAGAGTACAAAAAACATTAGAACCATGGAACACGGACGGAAAAGCAAGAATAGCAGGTATTAGTAGTTTTGGTGCAGGTGGTAGTAATGCTCATTTGATTATTGAAGAATATAATAAGCAAGAGAAGCAACAAAATTATGACCAACCAATACCCATATGGGTCCTATCTGCAAAATCAGAAAAACAGCTCAGGGAATATGCAGAGAAGTTATTGCATTTTATAAAAAATCAAGAAAAACTTTTGCCGGAAGAAGTGGCATATACCTTACAAGTAGGAAGAGAAGCAATGTCACACCGACTCGCTTTTTATGCTACAACTACAGAGGAAGCTACAGCTCAGTTAAACGCCTATCTAGACGGAGTTTTATTAGATTATTATTGCAGGATTACAGACCCGGAAGCTTCAACAATGGAAGATGTAACAGCTACAGAAATCAAAAGTTTATGGAAAAATAGAGATGCAAGAATATTAGAATTATGGTCTTTGGGAAGAAATATAGAGTGGTCTGCCTACTACAATAAAAAGCAATTACCGCAAAAGGTAAGTTTGCCTACCTATCCTTTTGAAAAAAAATATTGTTGGTTCTCTAAAACTGATAAAACAAATGAAAATGGAGTAACATTAAATGGAGTGGATGATTTACATCCGATGCTTCATATAAACAAATCTGATTTGGACGGAATTAAATTTCATAGTGATTTTTCAGGAAATGAAACCTTCTTAAAAGACCATTTAGTAAATTCTGAAAAACTATTTCCGGGAGTTGCTTATATAGAACTGGCCAGAAAAGCTTTAGAAGAAGTAACACATCAAGAGGTATTACAGCTCAAAGAGATTACTTGGTTGAAACCGTTAAAAGTGGAGGATAAAAGTACAGAAGTAATCACTCTTGTAACAAAAGATAAAAACGAGATTTTAGTTCAAATATCGAGTAAAGAAGAAGGAAAAAGTATAACGCATGTGGAGATAAAATTAGGCAGAGAAGATTTAAAACAAGGCTCGCGATATGATATTTCGGTTTTAAAAGAGCGTATGCAAGGCGAGAAAGAAGGCGAAGCATGTTATGAAGCTTTTAAAACGGTAGGCTTAGAATATGGTGATAGTTTTCAAGGGATCAAAAAAATGTATTTCAATGAAAATGAATCATTAGTTAGTATTGATTTACCGGCATGGGAAGGAGTTATCTTAAATCCGGGTGTTATAGATGCAGCATTACAAGCAACCATAGGGGTAGATTTTAATAACAAACAAGGAGGCTTACAATTGCCATACAGTCTTCAGGCGGTAGACATCTATTCTAAAGATTTATCAAGAGCTTCTTGGTGTTATGTACAAAAAAATAAAGAAAAAAGTAGAGTACACAAATATTCCATGCAAATACTGGATCAAGATGGGAATGTATTGATCGGAATGAGAGATTTTGTATCGATTCCATTAAGTCCAGAAACAAAAACAACTCAAGAAAATAAAGAGGAGTCTATTGGAATTTATTATGAATCGATATGGGAGGAAATATCTTTTGAAAAATCGGCGATAGTTCCGCATAAAAAGAATGCTTTTATAGGAGCCAAAAACGAATATACGGCAGCATTAGAAAAAGAAATACAAACCAATGGCGGAAGTGTAAATTGGTATAAAAATGCAACTGATGTTCCGCAAGACATTAAATCTGTTTATTTCCTGCAAGGGATATGGGATGCCGATGATAAAAATGAGGTGCTTGAGCAGATTGATAAAATAGAAGTAAACGTCTTCAAGAATATTAAGGCATTACAAAAAAGAAGTGCTGAAAAGCTAGAGGTTGTATTTGTAACTAAGCAAACACAAAAAGTAACCTTTTCTGATATTGTTACAGAAAAAGGTGCCGGTATTCTTGGATTAGTTGGTTCTTTAGTAAAGGAAGAAATGAATTGGAGTTTTAAAAGTGTAGATGTTTCGCATCCTAATGATATGATGCGCATTCTTGATACACCCTATTCTAAAATGGGAGAATCCTTAGCAATCAGAAATCTCGATTTATATCAAAATATACTCATACCAGTAGAAGATAAGATAGAAAAACAATATTCTAAACTTAGAAAAGGCGGCGTATATGTGATTTTAGGAGGAGCCGGTGGTTTGGGAAAAGTAACCACTTCATACCTGGTAAAAGAGTACCAAGCCAAAGTGTATTGGTTAGGAAGAAGAGAACAAGATGCAGCTATTACAGCAGCAATTGAAGAAATAGGGCAATATGGAGTATACCCAACTTATATTCAATGCGATGCAGACAATAGGTTAAGTATGCAATCGGCCTATACGCAAATCAAACTTACATCCGATGAAATCAATGGAATTTTTCACTCCGCTATTGTACTTAATGATAAGATAGTAGCCAATATGAGTGAAGAAGATTTTACAAAATCATTCTATCCAAAATCAGTTGGAAGTCAATATTTTATAGAAGCTTTTAGTCAGGAAGAACTGGACTTTATTTGTTTTTATTCTTCAGCTCAAAGTTTCTTCAGAGCTGCCGGTCAATCTAATTACTCGGCAGGATGCACTTATAAAGATAGTTTAGCAAAACAAGTACAGCAAAAATCAGGAATTCCAACCTATGTAATCCATTGGGGATATTGGGGGAATACAGGTATTGTTTCTTCTAAAGACTATGAACAACGCATGCAACAAATGGGGATAGGAAGTATTACTGAAGAGGAGGGAATGCAATCGTTAGAAAAAGTTTTTGCACAAAAAAAAGGCCAACTTTTCGTAATGAAATTTTTAAATGATGCTGTAATTAAGAGAATGAACATTTTTCAATTAAAAAAGAGAAAAATTCTACCTCCAAAAGAGGCGACAATAGAACTTAAAAGGATAAAAATAACTTCTCCAAAACAAATCTTAAATTAA